The Leclercia sp. S52 genome has a segment encoding these proteins:
- a CDS encoding DUF1127 domain-containing protein — protein sequence MEFYENRAKRPFAVFIWMGRAVKKWYRINRTRRILSQMSDEQLKDVGLSRFDV from the coding sequence ATGGAATTTTACGAAAACCGGGCCAAACGGCCCTTTGCGGTGTTTATCTGGATGGGGCGGGCAGTGAAAAAGTGGTATCGCATTAACCGCACGCGCCGCATTCTGAGCCAGATGAGCGATGAGCAGCTCAAGGATGTCGGGTTGTCACGGTTTGATGTGTAG
- a CDS encoding N-acetylmuramidase family protein, giving the protein MDKVPPFASQRSVWHFHPLEFLEMLRNAGFPKTPINGELTSIEFINFYNGDEIEESDYEEAAKNLNCEVAAIKAVAKTETGSYGSYFKFQEDDDYVPAILFERHHFHKYTGGKYDQYEDISNAVAGGYGETSIQYRKLVKAYGLDKKAALKSASWGKFQILASNYAAAGYASPEDFVLALSQSEKNQLKAFVHFIEADNVLLRSIRNKDWLSFAKRYNGPRQKGYDLKMEKNYNASL; this is encoded by the coding sequence ATGGATAAAGTCCCGCCATTCGCCAGTCAGCGATCGGTATGGCATTTTCACCCACTTGAGTTTTTAGAGATGCTAAGAAATGCAGGCTTTCCTAAAACTCCAATCAATGGAGAGTTAACGTCTATTGAGTTTATTAATTTTTATAATGGAGATGAAATTGAAGAGTCTGATTATGAAGAGGCAGCAAAAAATCTAAATTGTGAAGTTGCAGCAATTAAGGCTGTAGCAAAAACTGAAACTGGTTCTTATGGCTCCTATTTTAAATTTCAGGAAGATGATGATTATGTACCTGCAATCTTATTTGAAAGGCATCATTTTCATAAATATACGGGTGGGAAATATGACCAATATGAAGATATATCAAACGCAGTTGCGGGTGGATATGGAGAAACATCAATACAATATAGAAAGTTAGTAAAGGCATATGGACTCGATAAAAAAGCAGCCTTAAAATCAGCATCATGGGGTAAATTCCAGATTCTGGCGTCAAACTATGCAGCAGCTGGTTATGCCAGTCCTGAGGATTTCGTCCTGGCCTTAAGTCAATCTGAGAAAAATCAACTAAAAGCATTTGTTCACTTTATTGAGGCTGATAATGTTCTGCTGCGATCGATTCGAAACAAGGATTGGCTTTCATTCGCCAAAAGGTACAATGGTCCGAGGCAGAAGGGATATGATTTAAAAATGGAGAAAAACTACAATGCGTCATTATAA
- a CDS encoding SH3 domain-containing protein, whose protein sequence is MSPFVELPVSASVKTLMGVYTRKESPSVFAPVARELPEGSRISVQATVVGDAVQGNPHWYRIDEDTFIWSGACTHIDPCPEFPPCTRVNWTAVVFEVR, encoded by the coding sequence ATGAGCCCGTTCGTCGAACTTCCCGTTTCCGCCAGTGTGAAGACCCTGATGGGTGTCTATACGCGTAAAGAGAGTCCGTCCGTGTTTGCGCCTGTGGCCCGCGAGTTGCCTGAGGGGAGCCGTATCAGCGTGCAGGCGACGGTGGTGGGTGATGCGGTGCAGGGCAATCCGCACTGGTACCGGATTGATGAAGACACCTTTATCTGGTCGGGAGCCTGTACCCATATCGACCCCTGCCCCGAGTTTCCGCCCTGTACCCGAGTCAACTGGACGGCGGTGGTGTTTGAGGTGCGTTAA
- a CDS encoding DUF2171 domain-containing protein, translated as MVNKSEIKEHTPVVASCGHHVGTVDHLDGERIKLAKNDSESGGKHHYIPLEWVDKIEGNKVVLNKNHEETFASWQEA; from the coding sequence ATGGTAAACAAGAGTGAAATCAAGGAACATACTCCGGTTGTTGCAAGCTGCGGTCACCATGTCGGCACGGTTGACCATCTTGATGGCGAACGTATTAAGCTGGCAAAAAACGACTCTGAGTCCGGCGGTAAACACCATTATATCCCGCTGGAATGGGTCGATAAAATTGAAGGCAATAAAGTGGTGCTGAATAAGAATCACGAAGAGACTTTCGCCAGCTGGCAAGAAGCTTGA
- a CDS encoding DUF2767 domain-containing protein, which translates to MVEANRTEISLALGEAVLDVVQKGQEVSRENLARAMKSKAERESDDERLLDYWKACHILAA; encoded by the coding sequence ATGGTAGAAGCCAATCGTACCGAAATATCCCTGGCTCTTGGTGAAGCGGTTTTAGATGTTGTGCAAAAAGGCCAGGAGGTGTCGAGAGAAAATCTGGCACGGGCCATGAAAAGTAAAGCCGAGCGCGAAAGCGATGACGAGCGCCTTCTTGATTACTGGAAAGCCTGTCATATCCTCGCGGCGTAA
- a CDS encoding PLP-dependent aminotransferase family protein — MTRYQHLANLLAQRIEQGLYRSGERLPSVRALSQEHGVSISTIQQAYQILENLQLITPQPRSGYFVSSRKAQPPVPAMTRPVQRPVEVTQWDEVMMLLDARADKEMISFGGGSPDLNQPSLKPLWREMSRIAQHHPGEMLSYDVLEGRQELREQIARLLLDGGSTVAANEIVITNGCHGALSLALLSVCQPGDIVAVESPSFHGTMQMLRGFNIKAIEIPTDPETGISIEALELALEQWPIKAVILVPNCNNPLGFIMPEARKRQVLALAQRHDIVIVEDDIYGELAAEYPRPRTIHSFDIDGRVLLCSSFTKTVAPGLRVGWIVPGRYYDRVMHMKYAAGGFNVPGTQMAVAAFIRDGHYHRHVRRMRQIYQQNMERYTCWVRQYFPAEICVTRPQGSFLLWVELPEQVDMVCVSKQLSRLKIQAAAGSLFSASGKYRNCLRINVALPPNEKNREALKKMGEAIHIAMEA; from the coding sequence ATGACGCGCTACCAACATCTGGCCAATCTCCTGGCACAACGCATTGAACAAGGGCTGTATCGCAGCGGGGAGCGTTTACCCTCGGTGCGCGCGCTGAGCCAGGAGCACGGCGTCAGCATCAGCACCATACAGCAGGCCTATCAGATCCTCGAAAACTTACAGCTGATCACCCCCCAGCCGCGCTCCGGCTACTTCGTCTCCTCGCGCAAAGCGCAGCCGCCTGTGCCAGCGATGACCCGCCCGGTGCAGCGGCCGGTAGAGGTGACCCAGTGGGATGAGGTGATGATGCTTCTCGATGCCCGCGCCGATAAGGAGATGATCTCCTTTGGCGGCGGCTCGCCGGATCTGAACCAGCCAAGCCTGAAGCCGCTGTGGCGCGAGATGAGCCGCATTGCCCAGCACCACCCCGGTGAGATGCTGAGCTATGACGTGCTGGAAGGCAGGCAGGAGCTGCGCGAGCAGATCGCCCGCCTGCTGCTGGACGGCGGCTCGACGGTGGCGGCGAACGAGATTGTGATCACCAACGGCTGTCATGGGGCGCTGTCGCTGGCGCTGCTGTCGGTGTGCCAGCCGGGAGATATCGTGGCGGTGGAGTCGCCGTCTTTCCACGGCACCATGCAGATGCTGCGCGGATTTAACATCAAGGCGATCGAGATCCCCACCGATCCGGAAACCGGGATCAGCATTGAAGCGCTTGAGCTGGCCCTGGAGCAGTGGCCGATCAAAGCGGTGATCCTGGTGCCCAACTGCAATAACCCGCTCGGATTTATCATGCCGGAGGCGCGCAAACGTCAGGTGCTGGCCCTGGCCCAGCGCCACGATATCGTCATCGTGGAGGATGATATTTACGGCGAGCTGGCGGCGGAGTACCCGCGCCCGCGCACCATCCACTCCTTTGATATCGACGGCCGTGTGCTGCTGTGCAGCTCCTTTACCAAAACCGTGGCCCCCGGGCTGCGCGTCGGCTGGATTGTGCCGGGACGGTATTACGACCGGGTGATGCACATGAAATATGCCGCGGGCGGGTTTAACGTGCCGGGCACCCAGATGGCGGTGGCGGCCTTTATCCGCGACGGGCACTACCATCGCCACGTGCGCCGCATGCGCCAGATTTATCAGCAGAATATGGAGCGCTACACCTGCTGGGTGCGGCAGTATTTCCCGGCAGAGATTTGCGTCACGCGCCCGCAGGGCAGTTTCCTGCTGTGGGTGGAGCTGCCGGAACAGGTGGATATGGTGTGCGTCAGCAAGCAGCTGAGCCGCCTGAAGATCCAGGCCGCGGCGGGATCGTTGTTTTCAGCATCGGGGAAGTATCGCAACTGCCTGCGGATCAACGTGGCGTTACCGCCGAACGAGAAGAACCGCGAGGCGTTGAAGAAGATGGGCGAGGCGATTCATATTGCGATGGAGGCGTAG
- a CDS encoding PLP-dependent aminotransferase family protein, producing MKPGYHDIYTRYRDNITRGILKPGDKVPAIRVLAEELKVARKTVETAYAILIGEGYLVSQGARGTRVNPDLTLPVTPPPPDDPLTGQLPESLVSQRERAGFLRPGVPALDSFPYKKWLLLAGQAVRAMRQEEMLNPPVMGWGPLRQAIASYLNISRGLSCTPEQVLITSGYSGSLRLILDTLASRNDKVVFEDPGYFMGQQLLRRIVPRLHTVPVDRSGIDTDYLLRHHADARFAIVTPSHQSPLAVTLSLPRRQQLLDWAGQNEAWIIEDDYDGEFHYTRKVLPSLKSLDRQDRVIYMGTFSKTVMPSLRLGYVVMPASTVSAFNDCADLLASGQPVLTQKILAAFLNDGHFFRHLKKMRALYQQRRDWMIAALHEVYGDRFFTEQNDGGMHIVAFLTNGSCDQEIAHCWQQQQLQVNALSAWYSGSVKRYGLVMGYNNVRSYDEAVALLTRPKIQTCNLLK from the coding sequence ATGAAGCCGGGCTATCACGACATCTACACCCGCTATCGGGACAACATCACCCGCGGCATCCTCAAGCCTGGCGATAAGGTGCCTGCCATTCGCGTGCTGGCGGAAGAGCTGAAGGTGGCGCGTAAAACCGTCGAAACCGCCTACGCCATTCTCATCGGCGAAGGCTATCTGGTGAGCCAGGGCGCGCGCGGCACGCGGGTCAACCCGGATTTAACTCTCCCCGTTACGCCTCCGCCGCCCGATGACCCGCTGACGGGCCAGCTGCCGGAATCGCTGGTCAGCCAGCGGGAACGGGCAGGCTTTTTGCGCCCCGGCGTCCCGGCGCTGGACAGTTTCCCGTATAAGAAATGGCTGCTGCTGGCGGGCCAGGCGGTACGCGCCATGCGTCAGGAGGAGATGCTCAACCCGCCGGTGATGGGCTGGGGGCCCCTGCGCCAGGCGATCGCCAGCTACCTCAACATCTCGCGCGGCTTGTCCTGCACGCCGGAGCAGGTGCTGATCACCAGCGGCTACAGCGGCAGCCTGCGGCTGATCCTCGACACCCTCGCCAGCCGCAACGACAAGGTGGTGTTTGAAGATCCGGGCTATTTTATGGGCCAGCAGCTGCTCCGGCGGATCGTACCGCGCCTGCACACCGTGCCGGTGGATCGTTCCGGCATCGACACCGATTACCTGCTGCGCCACCACGCCGACGCCCGGTTTGCCATCGTGACTCCGTCGCACCAGAGCCCGCTGGCGGTCACGCTGTCGCTGCCGCGCAGACAGCAGCTGCTCGACTGGGCCGGGCAGAACGAGGCGTGGATCATCGAGGACGACTATGACGGCGAGTTTCACTACACCCGCAAGGTGCTGCCGTCGTTGAAAAGCCTCGATCGTCAGGATCGGGTGATCTACATGGGCACCTTCAGCAAAACCGTGATGCCGTCCCTGCGCCTCGGCTACGTGGTGATGCCCGCCAGCACGGTGTCGGCCTTTAACGACTGCGCCGATCTGCTCGCCAGCGGCCAGCCGGTGCTGACGCAGAAGATCCTCGCCGCCTTTCTCAACGATGGCCACTTCTTCCGCCATCTGAAAAAGATGCGCGCCCTCTATCAGCAGCGGCGCGACTGGATGATTGCCGCCCTGCACGAGGTCTACGGGGATCGGTTCTTCACCGAGCAGAACGACGGCGGGATGCATATCGTGGCCTTTTTAACCAACGGCAGCTGCGACCAGGAGATCGCCCACTGCTGGCAACAGCAGCAGCTGCAGGTCAATGCCCTGTCGGCGTGGTACAGCGGGTCGGTCAAACGCTACGGGCTGGTGATGGGGTATAACAACGTGCGCAGCTACGACGAGGCCGTTGCGCTGCTGACGCGGCCGAAGATCCAGACCTGCAATCTTCTTAAATAG
- a CDS encoding cupin domain-containing protein, whose protein sequence is MAYQLNLNWPEFLEKYWQKKPVVLKNALPNFIDPISPDELAGLAMEPEVDSRLVSHKEGKWQASNGPFEHFDGLGETGWSLLAQAVNHWHAPAAELVRPFRVLPDWRLDDLMISFSVPGGGVGPHIDQYDVFIIQGMGSRRWRVGDKLPMRQFCPHPALLHVDPFEPIIDEDLAPGDILYIPPGFPHDGFTHETALNYSVGFRGPNGRDLISSFADYALENDLGGEHYSDPDLTCREHPGRVEEYELERLRKMMIEMISQPDDFKQWFGSFISTPRHELDIAPAEPEYTPEEVLDALQGGETLTRLSGLRVLNIGGSFFINSEQLETVDATAADALCRYTELGQAELGAALQNPAFVEELTGLINQGYWFFDE, encoded by the coding sequence ATGGCGTATCAACTCAACCTGAACTGGCCGGAATTTTTAGAAAAATACTGGCAAAAGAAACCTGTCGTTTTAAAGAACGCCCTGCCCAATTTTATCGATCCTATCAGCCCGGATGAGCTGGCAGGGCTGGCGATGGAGCCGGAAGTGGACAGCCGCCTGGTCAGCCATAAAGAGGGTAAATGGCAGGCCAGCAACGGTCCGTTCGAGCACTTCGACGGCCTGGGCGAAACCGGCTGGTCGCTGCTGGCCCAGGCGGTCAACCACTGGCACGCACCGGCTGCCGAGCTGGTACGCCCGTTCCGCGTGCTGCCGGACTGGCGTCTGGACGATCTGATGATCTCCTTCTCCGTCCCGGGCGGCGGCGTTGGCCCGCATATCGACCAGTACGATGTGTTTATCATTCAGGGGATGGGCAGCCGTCGCTGGCGCGTGGGGGACAAGCTGCCGATGCGTCAGTTCTGTCCGCATCCGGCGCTGCTGCATGTCGATCCCTTTGAGCCGATCATCGACGAAGATCTGGCCCCGGGCGATATCCTGTACATCCCGCCGGGATTCCCGCACGACGGCTTCACCCACGAGACGGCGCTTAACTACTCGGTGGGCTTCCGCGGGCCAAACGGCCGGGATCTGATCAGCAGCTTTGCCGATTACGCCCTGGAGAACGATCTGGGTGGGGAGCACTACAGCGATCCGGATCTGACCTGCCGTGAACATCCGGGCCGTGTTGAGGAGTACGAACTCGAACGCCTGCGTAAGATGATGATCGAGATGATTAGCCAGCCGGACGATTTTAAGCAGTGGTTTGGCAGCTTTATCTCCACCCCGCGTCACGAGCTGGATATTGCGCCTGCCGAGCCGGAGTACACGCCGGAAGAGGTGCTCGACGCGCTGCAGGGCGGCGAAACCCTGACTCGCCTGAGCGGGCTGCGGGTGCTGAACATCGGCGGCAGCTTCTTTATCAACAGCGAACAGCTGGAGACGGTGGACGCGACGGCGGCGGATGCGCTGTGCCGCTACACCGAGCTGGGCCAGGCGGAGCTGGGCGCTGCCCTGCAAAACCCGGCGTTTGTGGAAGAGCTGACCGGGCTGATTAACCAGGGATATTGGTTCTTCGACGAGTAA
- a CDS encoding helix-turn-helix domain-containing protein — protein sequence MSNTTLNNPTAATKKTFSVADFKVFGERYGIDYRFPLLTDTCASTSPVLHGDVEEMILPSGISLTHSDVRVLQPYETTSRHSSPLYVLVVLEGCVTLTLSGEVYAVHPGMAFSARLSEQQAMSARHDANIALKTLSFGVYPDDARRESLLASLLEQWEKLNAPTFVWQVPDFVLAGIQHARQRERSSLSRQLLLEGVMYQLLGHGLHLREQQGTALPGTSGGEHARLEQIRHLLAQAPEQDYTLAQLAARAAMSPSSLRSKFRQAYGCTVFDYLRDCRLAQARRYLLEGHSVQQAAWMSGYQHATNFATAFRRRYGVCPGAVRSDR from the coding sequence ATGTCCAACACAACGCTCAATAATCCGACCGCTGCAACGAAAAAAACCTTTTCCGTGGCAGACTTTAAGGTATTTGGCGAGCGCTACGGTATCGACTACCGCTTCCCGCTGCTGACGGATACCTGTGCCAGCACCAGCCCCGTTTTGCACGGCGATGTCGAAGAGATGATCCTCCCGTCCGGCATCTCCTTAACCCATTCCGACGTGCGCGTTCTGCAACCCTATGAAACCACCTCCCGCCACAGCAGCCCGCTGTATGTGCTGGTGGTGCTGGAAGGCTGTGTGACCCTGACCCTCAGCGGTGAGGTATACGCGGTGCACCCCGGCATGGCTTTTAGCGCCAGGCTCAGCGAACAGCAGGCGATGTCTGCCCGTCATGATGCCAATATCGCCCTCAAAACCCTCTCTTTTGGCGTTTACCCCGACGATGCCCGTCGCGAAAGCCTGCTCGCCTCTCTGCTGGAGCAGTGGGAGAAGCTCAACGCCCCCACCTTTGTCTGGCAGGTGCCGGATTTTGTGCTGGCCGGCATTCAGCATGCCCGGCAGCGCGAGCGCAGCAGCCTGTCGCGCCAGCTGCTGCTGGAAGGGGTAATGTATCAGCTCCTGGGCCACGGCCTGCACCTGCGGGAGCAGCAGGGCACGGCGCTGCCGGGCACCTCCGGCGGCGAGCACGCCCGGCTGGAGCAGATCCGTCATCTGCTGGCACAGGCCCCCGAGCAGGACTACACCCTCGCCCAACTGGCGGCCCGGGCGGCGATGAGCCCCAGCAGCCTGCGGAGTAAGTTCCGCCAGGCCTACGGCTGCACCGTCTTCGACTATCTGCGCGACTGCCGTCTGGCTCAGGCGCGGCGCTATCTGCTGGAAGGCCACAGCGTGCAGCAGGCGGCGTGGATGTCGGGCTATCAGCACGCTACCAACTTTGCCACCGCGTTTCGTCGCCGCTACGGCGTCTGCCCTGGCGCGGTGCGCAGCGACCGTTAA
- a CDS encoding DUF4282 domain-containing protein, with the protein MKSLLGFDYLLTPRVLVFFYWIAMLFILIGGIYSMFTEHLIAGFFGMLFSLIGTRVMFELIMVAFKNNEYLRRIAENTGKSTVE; encoded by the coding sequence ATGAAATCACTACTGGGATTCGACTATCTGTTAACGCCGCGCGTGCTGGTCTTCTTCTACTGGATCGCCATGCTGTTTATCCTGATCGGCGGGATCTACTCGATGTTTACCGAGCATCTTATTGCCGGCTTCTTCGGCATGCTGTTCAGCCTGATCGGCACCCGCGTGATGTTCGAATTGATCATGGTGGCGTTTAAAAATAACGAATATCTGCGCCGCATTGCGGAGAACACCGGGAAATCCACCGTAGAGTGA